A DNA window from Ranitomeya imitator isolate aRanImi1 chromosome 2, aRanImi1.pri, whole genome shotgun sequence contains the following coding sequences:
- the LOC138661493 gene encoding carbohydrate sulfotransferase 4-like: MAPRLTLLRFTTALFLIFSVWIFKDKLDFEGHEEKRIHVLILSSWRSGSSFLGQIFNHHPNVFYIFEPARMVWVKFPNHKASLLHYPIRDLFRSLYNCDVSPLHEYLPRGGRYISDLPFWAESWALCSAPACKVLSKDEEYDRPTCFQRCGYVPLKKMEESCKVHSHVVLKAVRVLDLGSLVPLLEDTNLDLRVIHLVRDPRAVALSRLNFQLLHDEDLIVVREDKEQQNKKSNPSVTQVMAKICEAQVAINNFSRQAGEALQGKYMMLRHEDLAMEPFTMVDKIYKFTGLSLNEDLQKWLYNITHQHKKVQKGFMNFAGDSMKIVQKWRKDLNHKAVLEIQDVCQKAMEVFGYSNVRTLKEQQDLSLSLMNDVEKNR, from the coding sequence ATGGCTCCCCGCCTTACACTCCTCCGCTTCACCACTGCATTGTTTCTCATCTTCTCTGTATGGATTTTTAAAGACAAGTTAGACTTTGAAGGCCATGAAGAAAAACGCATTCATGTTCTCATTCTTTCATCGTGGAGGTCTGGCTCCTCTTTCTTGGGGCAGATATTCAACCATCACCCTAATGTTTTTTACATCTTTGAGCCGGCACGAATGGTTTGGGTCAAGTTCCCCAATCACAAGGCCAGTCTATTACATTATCCTATCAGAGACCTTTTCCGATCATTATACAATTGTGATGTGTCTCCTTTACATGAATACCTTCCGCGAGGTGGGCGGTATATTTCTGATCTACCTTTTTGGGCTGAGAGTTGGGCTTTATGTTCAGCACCTGCATGCAAAGTCTTAAGCAAAGATGAGGAATACGATCGACCCACTTGTTTTCAACGTTGTGGTTATGTTCCCTTAAAAAAGATGGAGGAGTCTTGTAAGGTCCACAGTCATGTGGTTCTGAAGGCGGTTCGTGTCCTAGACCTTGGTTCTCTGGTCCCACTTTTAGAAGATACCAATCTTGACCTTAGAGTCATTCACCTGGTAAGGGACCCACGGGCCGTGGCTTTATCACGATTAAACTTTCAACTTCTGCATGACGAGGATCTCATCGTGGTCAGAGAAGATAAGGAACAGCAAAATAAAAAGTCAAACCCTAGTGTCACCCAAGTTATGGCCAAAATTTGCGAAGCACAAGTAGCGATCAACAATTTCAGCAGACAAGCGGGTGAAGCCTTGCAAGGAAAGTATATGATGTTACGGCATGAGGACTTAGCTATGGAACCATTTACTATGGTTGATAAGATCTACAAATTTACAGGTCTAAGCCTAAATGAAGATCTTCAAAAATGGTTGTACAATATCACCCATCAAcacaaaaaagtgcaaaaaggGTTTATGAACTTTGCTGGAGACTCCATGAAAATTGTTCAGAAGTGGAGGAAAGATCTTAACCACAAAGCGGTATTAGAGATTCAAGATGTTTGTCAGAAGGCGATGGAAGTGTTCGGATACAGCAATGTGAGGACTCTAAAGGAGCAACAGGACCTTTCGTTAAGTTTAATGAATGACGTAGAAAAAAACAGATAG